In the genome of Macrobrachium nipponense isolate FS-2020 chromosome 42, ASM1510439v2, whole genome shotgun sequence, one region contains:
- the LOC135213061 gene encoding zinc finger and BTB domain-containing protein 11-like, whose product MPSKSSSNFYLHKLRGFHLKRLKRQKRQASTSLKFVNSSIPSLQTSGTILLETKESSPDLCHVRSSASVVKRYKEIKPKNITTHTLKLQDGRPLMNTSNSDVKEVGKISGSSKNYFRHFCTSSVKHLAQRSLLKSRLLLSRKRANLPDFETRGSDEGKITERKIVSLPNNLTVEAIHYKCKILQLHDTKCNCSTPRLHIYLTTNHRCGDKCSAESYQYSDNISSNSPADIPRNKYIFAVMTGKSKAKGQLKKITSDQKVRKTPRKKGVKSLTNTSTFNNKPQGRRKSLMTIRNEEPESELLGEECESLPTIMSTLSGDVEYIVLDDNTFNLNANMTNTSQGKDDPRSSNAVEGDVKPEIQSLVNAQTQKEGRSWEDILERCLSEVSYQSGRYKGGLNQLQDNKIKSEPAEEGTTTKNTEASSSLAEVCTNHCPSIRDIFGDVNIKDEPVDNIDENDMSVEAFSQEIMRLTDAEKSGNGNSWSVDKSISLDQEISSNKGLFAGLLKEEIKVTKDESKEENKSITEVHIKEENDTNKESKDNDGDDDYSSDSSLGPLQIDEGEQPPAEEEAVNVPVMPTPATSLILPSVNIISPFKIKIFFGTPHRVHLEKPHELFEAATVSAPVTGASPIQNSVVSNKSSEKKPNVMEEEDSETDSSQALVQSEPTPMPSLTCAYCQTVCSDIKALAKHFEDHQRDGLIICYFCQKSFGDKTSMKRHMRTHTGEKPYQCKVCGKRFSLPGNFKKHRDIHEDIRTEPCEVCGKTFRRKEHLKYHMRTHTGEKPYTCGECGTSFTARYSLQIHMNIHLGKKPYKCTYCTKAFSDKSTMRKHVRVHTGEKPFHCEMCGRCFGESGTLAAHMATHRTERPYKCKLCSLCFKTTGGLRQHEKIHTGLKQYACRFCGVKFLQKYNMTMHERIHTGEKPYSCSHCSRSFRSRSCLAKHVVLHGGEEERRYECEHCNSRFYRKAHLRRHIDTHLGIKNYECDICSKKFCTRISLVNHLKTFHAQGARRFPCTWCGRVFKRQVYVHTHECIRDPEKVEQYKNEMRAAAAAAAAGDNTQSKDDKNENSSDSTDYSNIDIKSEPEELVEEVSGLGSIESVIGNANFDAPPDLKTEDPS is encoded by the coding sequence ATGCCCAGTAAGTCATcttctaatttttatttacataaattaagGGGCTTCCATTTGAAACGTCTGAAAAGACAGAAGAGGCAAGCCAGTACTTCCTTGAAATTTGTGAattcttccattccttctctgcagaCATCAGGTACAATACTGTTGGAAACAAAAGAAAGTTCACCTGATCTATGCCACGTCCGGAGTTCAGCTTCTGTTGTGAAGAGGTATAAGGAAATCAAACCAAAAAACATTACAACACACACTCTGAAGTTACAAGATGGGAGGCCTCTGATGAACACCTCAAACAGTGATGTAAAAGAAGTTGGGAAAATAAGTGGAAGttctaaaaattactttagaCACTTTTGTACATCTTCAGTCAAACACCTGGCACAAAGAAGTTTACTTAAAAGCAGGTTGTTACTCAGTCGAAAGAGAGCAAACCTGCCTGACTTTGAAACAAGAGGTtctgatgaaggaaaaataactgaaaggaaaattgtatCACTACCTAATAATTTAACAGTAGAGGCTATtcattataaatgtaaaattttacaACTCCACGATACCAAGTGTAATTGTTCAACCCCAAGACTCCACATTTACCTTACTACCAATCATAGGTGTGGTGACAAGTGTTCTGCAGAATCATACCAATATTCAGataatatttcctccaattcTCCCGCAGACATTCCTAGAAACAAGTATATTTTTGCAGTCATGACGGGGAAATCGAAAGCAAAAGGGCAGCTAAAGAAAATAACTTCAGATCAGAAAGTGAGAAAAACTCCCAGGAAGAAAGGTGTTAAATCTTTAACCAACACCTCAACTTTCAACAACAAACCACAAGGTAGAAGAAAGAGTCTCATGACTATAAGAAATGAAGAACCTGAATCTGAACTGTTAGGTGAAGAATGTGAGTCTTTGCCCACGATAATGAGTACTCTATCTGGTGATGTTGAATACATTGTTCTTGATGACAACACTTTTAATCTAAATGCAAATATGACTAATACATCACAAGGAAAAGATGATCCAAGAAGTTCCAATGCAGTTGAAGGGGATGTTAAACCAGAGATTCAAAGTTTAGTAAATGCACAAACTCAAAAAGAAGGGAGATCCTGGGAGGACATACTTGAACGATGTTTATCAGAAGTCAGCTACCAGTCTGGTAGATATAAAGGTGGTTTAAATCAGCTCCAGGACAATAAAATAAAGAGCGAACCAGCGGAAGAGGGAACTACAACTAAAAACACAGAAGCATCAAGTAGCCTTGCAGAAGTATGTACAAATCACTGTCCTTCTATTCGGGATATATTTGGGGATGTCAACATCAAAGATGAACCAGTTGATAACATTGATGAAAATGACATGTCAGTTGAAGCCTTCAGTCAAGAAATAATGAGGCTTACAGATGCTGAAAAAAGTGGAAATGGTAATTCTTGGTCTGTTGATAAAAGTATTTCATTAGATCAGGAAATATCATCAAACAAAGGACTTTTTGCTGGACTTCTCaaggaagaaataaaagtaaccaaagatgaaagtaaggaagaaaataagTCTATTACAGAAGTGcatattaaagaagaaaatgatacaAATAAGGAATCAAaagataatgatggtgatgatgattacAGTTCAGATAGTTCCCTCGGTCCACTTCAAATAGACGAAGGAGAACAGCCTCCAGCTGAAGAAGAAGCTGTTAATGTTCCTGTGATGCCTACTCCTGCTACAAGTCTAATATTGCCAAGTGTAAACATAATAAGTCCATTTAAGATAAAAATCTTTTTTGGCACTCCTCACCGCGTCCATCTTGAAAAACCTCATGAGTTGTTTGAAGCTGCTACTGTTAGCGCACCTGTTACTGGAGCAAGTCCAATCCAAAACAGTGTAGTTTCAAATAAAAGCAGTGAAAAGAAACCCAATGTAATGGAGGAAGAAGATTCTGAAACAGACTCCTCACAAGCACTAGTCCAAAGTGAGCCAACACCAATGCCAAGCCTGACCTGTGCATATTGTCAAACAGTGTGTTCTGATATCAAAGCATTAGCAAAACATTTTGAAGACCATCAGAGGGATGggcttattatttgttatttttgtcaaaaaagtTTTGGAGATAAAACAAGCATGAAGCGACACATGAGAACTCACACAGGAGAAAAGCCTTACCAATGTAAGGTGTGTGGAAAAAGATTCAGTCTTCCAGGTAACTTTAAAAAGCACAGAGATATACATGAAGACATACGAACTGAACCTTGTGAGGTTTGTGGGAAAACTTTTCGGCGGAAAGAGCACCTCAAATATCACATGAGGACTCACACGGGAGAAAAGCCCTATACCTGTGGTGAATGTGGGACTTCCTTTACAGCCAGGTATTCTTTGCAAATCCATATGAACATTCACTTGGGAAAGAAACCTTACAAATGTACTTATTGCACCAAAGCCTTTTCAGACAAATCCACAATGCGTAAACATGTTCGTGTCCATACAGGTGAAAAACCGTTTCACTGTGAAATGTGTGGTAGATGTTTCGGGGAATCTGGCACACTAGCAGCTCACATGGCAACGCATCGAACTGAAAGACCTTACAAGTGCAAGCTGTGTTCTCTATGTTTTAAAACAACAGGAGGATTGAGAcaacatgaaaaaattcatactgGGCTGAAACAATATGCTTGCAGGTTCTGTGGGGTgaaatttttacagaaatatAATATGACAATGCATGAACGAATTCACACTGGAGAAAAACCCTATTCATGCAGCCATTGCAGTCGAAGTTTCAGAAGCCGATCATGTTTGGCTAAACATGTTGTACTGCACgggggagaagaagaaagacgTTACGAGTGTGAACATTGCAACAGTCGGTTTTATCGCAAAGCTCACCTCAGAAGACATATAGACACACATTTAGGGATTAAAAATTATGAATGTGATATCTGTTCAAAGAAATTCTGTACACGAATTAGTCTTGTAAATCATCTGAAGACCTTCCATGCCCAAGGTGCTAGGAGATTTCCTTGTACCTGGTGCGGGAGAGTATTCAAAAGGCAAGTTTATGTTCATACTCATGAGTGTATAAGAGACCCAGAGAAAGTGGAGCAATACAAGAATGAAATGAGAGCTGCCGCTGCAGCTGCAGCAGCAGGTGACAACACCCAATCTAAAgatgacaaaaatgaaaattccagTGATAGTACAGATTACTCAAACATAGATATAAAGAGTGAGCCAGAGGAGCTTGTGGAAGAAGTAAGTGGCTTAGGATCAATTGAGAGTGTCATTGGTAATGCAAACTTTGATGCTCCACCAGATTTGAAAACAGAAGATCCGTCTTGA